One Lachnospiraceae bacterium C1.1 genomic region harbors:
- the rsmD gene encoding 16S rRNA (guanine(966)-N(2))-methyltransferase RsmD — protein MRVIAGSARRLLLKTLDGTDTRPTQDIIKETLFNVIQTEVPGSRFLDLFAGSGAIGIEALSRDASSAVFVENNRKAVSIINENLEFTHLADRAEVITGDVMIALQQIERKGRFDIIHMDPPYKKDLEKNVLSYLRKSGLADEDTLIIVEASQETEFDYLEDFGYSIVKDKIYKRNRHLFLKKMGKGQED, from the coding sequence ATGAGAGTTATTGCCGGAAGTGCAAGAAGACTTTTACTTAAAACACTTGACGGAACTGATACAAGACCAACTCAGGATATTATAAAGGAAACGCTTTTTAATGTTATTCAGACTGAAGTACCGGGAAGCAGATTTCTTGATCTTTTTGCTGGAAGCGGTGCTATTGGAATTGAAGCACTTAGTCGAGATGCTTCATCTGCAGTATTTGTTGAGAATAACAGAAAAGCAGTATCAATAATTAATGAAAATCTTGAGTTTACACATCTTGCAGATCGGGCTGAGGTCATCACGGGAGATGTCATGATAGCACTTCAGCAGATTGAGAGAAAAGGCAGATTTGATATTATCCATATGGATCCGCCTTACAAAAAAGATCTTGAAAAAAATGTTCTGAGTTATTTAAGGAAGTCAGGACTTGCAGATGAAGATACTCTGATCATAGTTGAGGCTTCGCAGGAAACAGAGTTTGATTACCTGGAAGATTTTGGCTATTCAATAGTTAAAGACAAGATTTA